The window TTATAGTCCTTGCCTTTGGTAATACAGTCCTCGATAATGACGCTCATGAAGGGACTGGGCATATTTTTAGCATACAATTTTTCAATCACATTGTTGCCGCGGATATCTACATCGATAAAGTAGGCTATCTGTTTTTTGAAAGCCTCCATCAAATCATCCATGGTTTTAAAGTTGCGAGGATCCCCGGTCTCTAGACCGATTTTCTTACCGGTCCGTGGATCAGTACCGTTATGCAGGGTGATCTCCAGTACCTTTACCATATTAAAGTAACCAGTAAGGATATAGGCTTCCTTACCAAAAGCCCCCACTTCTACACAACCGGAGGTGCCGCCTTTGCGGGCGTCTTCCAGACTCTTACCTTGAAGAAGCAGTTCCTTTACAACTGCATCATGGTTGAATACTGAGGGAAAACCCATTCCTTCTCTAATAACCTTACCGGCTTCCATGATAAATTTGTCAGGATTCTTTTTGCTGATCTGCACATTGGTAGACGGCTGCAAAAGCCTCATATCCTTGATTACATCCAACAGCAGGTAGGAGACATCACATACACCATCGGAACCATCAGCCTTCATGCCGCCAATGTTAATGTTGCAGAAATCGGTGTAGGTGGCACTTTCCTTCAAGGTAATGCCCACTTTTGGCGGTGCAGGCTGATTGTTGAATTTAATCCAAAAACTTTCCAGCAGCTCCATGGCACTTTCACGGGTAAGGGTCCCCGCTGCAATCTCATTTTGGTAAAAAGGATTCAGATGCTGATCAAGATGTCCAGGACAGAAGGCATCCCAAGTGTTGAGCTCAGTGATAACACCGAGATGGACAAACCAATACATCTGCAGCGCTTCATGGAAAGTTCTCGGAGCGTTGGCCGGTACCCATTCACAAATCTCAGCGATCTTGCTCAGCTCGGCTTTGCGCTTTTCATCAGTGCATTCTGCTGCCATTTCCCGGGCCAGCTTCGCATGACGTTTGCCAAATATAATCAAGGCATCGCAGGCAATATCCATGGCCTTTAACTGTTCCTGTTTATCATACGCCTCGAAATCATTAATAAAATCCAGTTTGTCAAGCTGTTCTTTTATCTCTGCCTTAAAATCCAGCATACCTTTGTGGTAGATTTTGTCGTCACAAACGGTGTGGCCGGGGGCTCGTTGTTCCATGAATTCAGTAAAGATACCTGCTTCGTAGCAATCATGCCATTTAGGAGTCATCTGCTCCATAATCAAATCACGGATGGCTTTACCCTTCCAGAAAGGAATTATCATTTCTTCCTGGATTTTCCTAGCCTCGTCACTGACCTTGAAAAAAATCTTTTCACGTTTATCCATAATCTCAAAATCTTCCACAGTATGGCAGCACAGTTCGGGATATGTGGGGGCGGACTGAGGCTGGGGGCCGCGTTCTCCCACGATCAGTTCCCCATCCAGTATAACCACTGTTTTGTTTTCACAAAGATGTTTGAAAGATAGCGCCCGCAGCACTGGTATAGAGACCTTGCCCTGATATTTTTGATAAGCTTCCGTCATCAAAACGGCACGCTCAATGGAGATAGTAGGCACAGTGCTGACGCTTTGCTGGCGCAACTTTTGGATTCGTTCATTCATGCCCAGGATTTTATTAGTTTCAGTTGCCATGATTTTTTAACCTCCTATATGAACATTTATTCCCTGCTTGCAGAGAATTTCCCGCAACTCCTGCATCTGCTCTGCCGTTGGCTCAGCAAGATGGGAGATGGTATATGGCAGGTGCAGTCGGTGATATTTTGCTGCTGCCATTTTATGATATGGCAGTAAGTAGATTTCCTTTAATCCCAGTTCCTGCATGAGGGCTCCGATACGCAGGATATGTTCAGGTGCGTCATTTATGGTTGGCACTATGGGCACCCGTATCCATACATTGGCACTTTTTTTTATAATATGGCGAAGATTACTCAAGATGGGAGCAATGGGTGCTTTCATATACTTTTCGTGCGCTTCATCATCTAAATGCTTGATATCGTACAGAAACAAATCTACATAAGGCAGCACCGCATCAATAGCTACTTCCGGTACAAAACCACACGTATCCACCACAGTGTGATAACCCTGTTCTTTGCAGCTCTTGAGGAATTCTACCGCAAACTCCTGTTGACTCAGGGGTTCTCCCCCGCTTAATGTTACCCCGCCCTGGCTCTGCTGATAAAAAATTGCATCTTTACTTACTTCTGCCAGAACTTGCTCAACGGTCATTTTCTTTCCCAATATTTCCATAGCCAGGGATGGGCAGACATGGGCACATGTGCCGCAACGGATACAACGTTCCATGTCTATTTGGATACCCTGTTTAGAAGCTTTCAGAGCCTGCTGGGAACAGGCTTCCATACATGACATACAACCGATACACTTTTCTCTATACCAGATAATCTCCGAATGAAAAGACTGGGTCTCAGGATTATGACACCATACACAAGAAAGAGGGCAGCCCTTTAAAAAAACTGTGGTCCTGATACCCGGGCCGTCATGAATGGAATATTTCTGAATATTGCTGACTATCGCAGTTGTCACAGTAAGGCCTCCCTAAAAAGCACATCAAATAGTAAATTTTTTTACAATTAGCCAAGTTCAAACCCTTCAGCCAAAGGATCTTCCGGATCCATCATAAATGTGCACATGCCCGTAATAAAGGCACGCCCACTGATTTCCGGCACTATGGCAGGAACTCCGTCAATTTCCGTCTCTTCCACAATCCTGCAGGTAAAGGTACTCCCGATTATACTCTCGTGCACAAAAGTTTCATTGAGTTTCAATTCACCTTTCGCATGCAAAACGGCCATTTTTGCAGAGGTGCCGGTGCCACAGGGAGATCTATCGATAGCTGCTGATGTAATGATTACAGCGTTGCGGGCAGATACACCTGGTGTATCGGAAGGAGCGGAGAATTCAATGTGGGTCACCTTATCTACAAATGAAAGAGACGGATGCCGCACTTGAATCTGCTCATTAATATATTCCCTCAGCAAAATGCCCTTTGACACGATTTCTCTGGCACGACTGGGCACCAACTCTAATCCAAGGGAGGCTGCAGGAAGAATAGCATACATATTCCCTCCATAAGCTATGTCAAAGGTCACACGGCCAAACTCGGGAGTGTCGATAACATAGTCAAAGCCAATCACAAAGGCAGGAGCATTCACAAAGGTTACGTTCTTTGCTCTTTGATTCTCTACTTCCACAGTCACTTTTACAACGCCGCTGGGAGTATCCAAAACAATCTCAGTAAAGGGTTCCTTTACTTCCACCATACCAGTTTCCACCATTGCTACAGCAACACCAATGGTGTCATGTCCGCACATGGGGAGCCAGCCCCCGGTTTCATAATATATGACACCTATATCCGCTCCGGGAGTGCAGGGTGGAGTTAAAAATGCCCCGGACATAACCTCATTGCCGCGAGGTTCCAGACTCAATACTTTCCGCATCCAATCATTATGGGTCTGCATATAGATAAATTTTTCTTGCATAGTTGCCCCTGGAATCACTGGTACGCCACCAACGACGGTTCGGGTAGGCTCCCCACCGGTATGGGTATCTATTGTTTGAAATGTTCTACAAATTTTCATTTTGTCAGCCCATTTAGTGTAATGGGCCCTCCTCTCTATATAAATTTTATCTAATTAAATCCTTTTTGCCAATTGAAATATTTTTTTACCATATTTTCTCCTTCAAATGATAGTTTCGTGCCTGCCCTCCCTTTATTTACTTCTATAAATCCGTGAGACTCCAACTTTTTTAATCTTCCCCTAATTTCCTGCTCCGTGAGATTAAACCCATACTTATTTAAATCATCTGTTTCAGGTAGTTTTTAGAGGAAATTGTGGTATAATCTAAACAACTAAACCATAACCACCCGCTGAGCGGGTGGTTATGGTTTCATATCTTGCCTACCTTAACTATACTTAGATATATTTTTCATAATCCATACCACTGTATAAAACCCTTAATCACCTCGCATCTATTTTGTACATAATTATATCATTAAAATGTGCACTCAACAAATATTAATAAACAGAAGTTATGCAGTATCCATTGAGTATCAGAGATAAGTCTTTACAATCCCTGTATAGAGCAGTTATAATTAGCATACAATAATGCTATAATATTACTACAATGTTACTACTTTTATAGGAGAGTTGAGTTGAGTAATGAAATCTCCGAACTCTGCAAACGTACAGGCGAGCCTGTTTATCTGACTAAAAACGGCAGCGGTGACCTTGTGGTGATGGATGTAGAGGCTTTTGCCCGGCGCGAAAGCATGCTGAAGCTCAAAGAAAAGCTTCAATTTTACTTCTCCGTTAGGGCCTCAACCAGCCTTATGGCACCATACTTTTCTCTTAAACGGGGCTTTTCAATTTTACCAGTGGGATTACGAGGTACCTTATCGAAAATTATCCTTCTTGGACGCTTGTAACGGGGCATTGAAATACAAAATTCCCTAATTTCCTCCTCGGTACAGCTATACCCTGGTTTCAGCTCTATTACGGCAGCCGCCAGCTCTCCAATGCGCTTATCCGGCAGACCAATTACTGCTGCATCCTTAACAGCCTCATGAGTACGCAGGAAATCCTCAATCTGCACTGGGTAGATGTTTTCCCCGCCGCTGATAATTACATCCTTTTTACGGTCAACCAGGTAAATAAAGCCTTCTTCGTCCATGCGGGCCATATCTCCTGTGAATAACCACCCATCCTTGAGAACCGCTGCAGTTGCTTCAGGGTCATTAAAATAGCATTTCATCACTCCAGGCCCCTTAACAGCTAATTCACCAACCTCTCCCTGGGCTGCTGGGCTTCCAAGCTCATTGGTAATCTTAACCTCCCAGTTGTAACCGGGTATTCCAATTGCTCCAACCTTATGAATATTTTCAATCCCTAAATGAACGCATCCAGGGCCTATAGATTCGCTTAACCCATAGTTGGTATCATACTGGTGCTCAGGAAAGTACTTTTTCCAACGATGTATAACACTAGGTGGGACAGGCTGTGCACCTATATGCATGAGCCTCCACTGGGAGAGCTCATAGTTTTCCAATTTCAAATCTCCACGCTCAATAGCATCTAAAATATCCTGCGCCCATGGAACCAGCAGCCAGACAATAGTTATTTTTTCCTCTGACACTGTTTTTAGTATCCATTCAGGCTTGGCCCCACGCAAAAGTACAGCCTTACTGCCTGACAGCAGACTGCCAAACCAATGCATCTTAGCTCCGGTATGGTAAAGGGGTGGAATACACAGAAAATTATCATCACGAGTTTGACCGTGGTGTTTTTGCTCAGTATAACAAGCCGACATCAGACTTCCATGGGAATGGAGGATGGCCTTTGGGAATCCAGTTGTGCCTGATGAAAAATATATTGCCGCATCATCCTCATCCCCAATCTTAATCCCGGGGTCTTCTGAGGAGCAGTTAGCAGTCAGTCTGTCATAGTTTTCAGCAAAGGAAGGACGGTTTTCTCCTGCAAACAGCAGGGTCTTCACCTTTGGTATCTGATTATATATGGTTTCTATACGTCCAATAAATTCAGGCCCAAAAATCAACACACTGGCTTCTGATAAGCCTAAACAGTACTTGATTTCCTCTGCCGTGTAGCGGAAATTCAAGGGTACTGCAATGGCACCTGATTTTAAAATCCCAAAATAAATGGGCAGCCATTCCAAGCAGTTCATTAAGAGTATAGCTACCTTATCACCCTTTTTAATTCCCCTTTTAAGCAGTAGATTAGCCATTCGGTTTGCCTTTTCATCAAACACCCGCCAGGTCATCTCCCGGCGGTATTCTCCTGCAGGGTTGTTTTCAATCAGTTCATATTCAAGCCATGTAACATTATGGCTTTCCTGGAGATCCATGTTAATCTCAGTCAGGCATTTTTCATTTCCATAGAGTTCAGCGTTTTGTGATAGTATTTGTGTAATAGGCATTCATTTTACCCCCGTTTTTCTGAAGAACAAGTATCTAAAAAATAAATATTTGTTAAATATTTAGAAGCATCTGGTATTTTTTAAAAAGCTAGGCATTACTTAAATAAAAGCTCTGGCAGGAAGGTGGCTATTTGTGGAAAGGCTATCAAGGCAATCAGGCAGACTATTATTGCTGCTAAAAAAGGCCAGATACCTCTAAAGATAACCTCCAACGGTATATCTGGAGCAACACCCTTAATAACATAGACATTCATTCCTACAGGAGGTGTAATAACCCCCATGGCAACTACCATTACTATGATAATGCCAAACCAAATTGGGTCATACCCAAGGGTAGTCACGACTACAGGGAAAAAAATGGGGATGGTCAGCAGAATTAATGCCAATGCATCTATGAAGCATCCCAGAATAAGATAAATCAGGAGAATGATTCCCATGACAATATAGGGAGGTAGGGGAAGTCCCCCCGCCCAGCTTGCAACCTCAAAGGGTATTCTGCTGATGGCTATAAAACGTCCAAATATGGTAGCACCTGCAACAAGGAGCATAATCATTGCAGTGGTACGGGTTGCATCCATTAGAGATTTTGTAAAACCATTCCAGGTAAGGCGTCGGCCCACCAGGGCAACAACTAAGACACCACCTGCACCTATTGCCCCTGCTTCAGTAGGTGTAAATATACCTGCAAATAGGCCGCCCATTGAAATAAAAAATATGGCCAATACCTCACCTAAACCACCCCTTAGGGATTGGATTCTCTCCTGCCATGACGCCCTTGGCCCAGCAGGCCCAAGGCTGGGGTTTCTATAAGCAATGATTGCTATGGCTGCAATGTATAAAAGCATGAGCAGTATGCCTGGAATAATACCAGCCATAAAGAGCATGCCTACTGATTGCTCTGTGGCGATCCCATAGACAATTAGAATTACACTAGGCGGAATTAGGACACCAAGTGCTCCCCCTGCTGCAACACTTGCTGCAGCTAAGGACTGGTTGTATTTATATTTATTCATTTCCGGCAGTGCTATGGCCCCCATGGTTGCTGCAGTGGCTGTATTTGAGCCGCATATTGCTCCAAAAATAGCACACGCCACCTGGGTTGCTATGGCCAAACCCCCAGAATAATGCCCAATTAATTTATAGGCAAAAACATAGAGGCGTGCTCCAATTCCAGAATAAAATGCCAGAAACCCCATCCAGACAAACATGGCTATTACACTCAAGGTATGTGAGGAAAAGACCGAGTATATTTCTGTAGCCACCATACTAAATGCAGCATTAGGTGAAACAAGGTAGCTGAAACCGCCAAAGCCCACTAGAGCCATGGCAAAGGCTATGGGCATCTTTAAGATTAGCAGTACGAAAAATACAATTATGCCTATTAAGCCTACAGATAATGAGGTCAT of the Desulfitibacter alkalitolerans DSM 16504 genome contains:
- the hypD gene encoding trans-4-hydroxy-L-proline dehydratase; its protein translation is MATETNKILGMNERIQKLRQQSVSTVPTISIERAVLMTEAYQKYQGKVSIPVLRALSFKHLCENKTVVILDGELIVGERGPQPQSAPTYPELCCHTVEDFEIMDKREKIFFKVSDEARKIQEEMIIPFWKGKAIRDLIMEQMTPKWHDCYEAGIFTEFMEQRAPGHTVCDDKIYHKGMLDFKAEIKEQLDKLDFINDFEAYDKQEQLKAMDIACDALIIFGKRHAKLAREMAAECTDEKRKAELSKIAEICEWVPANAPRTFHEALQMYWFVHLGVITELNTWDAFCPGHLDQHLNPFYQNEIAAGTLTRESAMELLESFWIKFNNQPAPPKVGITLKESATYTDFCNINIGGMKADGSDGVCDVSYLLLDVIKDMRLLQPSTNVQISKKNPDKFIMEAGKVIREGMGFPSVFNHDAVVKELLLQGKSLEDARKGGTSGCVEVGAFGKEAYILTGYFNMVKVLEITLHNGTDPRTGKKIGLETGDPRNFKTMDDLMEAFKKQIAYFIDVDIRGNNVIEKLYAKNMPSPFMSVIIEDCITKGKDYNAGGARYNSRYIQFVGLGSITDCFSSIKKHIFDEKTLTMEKMLTILAADFQGYEKERQIFLNKTPKYGNDDDAADSLIMGAFEIIYELVNGRPTPNGGQYRVEMLPTTCHVYFGSVIGATPDGRKAGVALSEGISPVQGADRCGPTAVIKSAAKLDQLRTGGALLNQKFSPGVLEGETGLEGLKNLIRAYFCMDGHHIQFNVVDSNMLRDAQYHPENYNDLIVRVAGYSDYFNNLTAELQNEIILRTEQQGF
- a CDS encoding glycyl-radical enzyme activating protein, whose protein sequence is MTTAIVSNIQKYSIHDGPGIRTTVFLKGCPLSCVWCHNPETQSFHSEIIWYREKCIGCMSCMEACSQQALKASKQGIQIDMERCIRCGTCAHVCPSLAMEILGKKMTVEQVLAEVSKDAIFYQQSQGGVTLSGGEPLSQQEFAVEFLKSCKEQGYHTVVDTCGFVPEVAIDAVLPYVDLFLYDIKHLDDEAHEKYMKAPIAPILSNLRHIIKKSANVWIRVPIVPTINDAPEHILRIGALMQELGLKEIYLLPYHKMAAAKYHRLHLPYTISHLAEPTAEQMQELREILCKQGINVHIGG
- a CDS encoding proline racemase family protein, which encodes MKICRTFQTIDTHTGGEPTRTVVGGVPVIPGATMQEKFIYMQTHNDWMRKVLSLEPRGNEVMSGAFLTPPCTPGADIGVIYYETGGWLPMCGHDTIGVAVAMVETGMVEVKEPFTEIVLDTPSGVVKVTVEVENQRAKNVTFVNAPAFVIGFDYVIDTPEFGRVTFDIAYGGNMYAILPAASLGLELVPSRAREIVSKGILLREYINEQIQVRHPSLSFVDKVTHIEFSAPSDTPGVSARNAVIITSAAIDRSPCGTGTSAKMAVLHAKGELKLNETFVHESIIGSTFTCRIVEETEIDGVPAIVPEISGRAFITGMCTFMMDPEDPLAEGFELG
- a CDS encoding class I adenylate-forming enzyme family protein, with product MPITQILSQNAELYGNEKCLTEINMDLQESHNVTWLEYELIENNPAGEYRREMTWRVFDEKANRMANLLLKRGIKKGDKVAILLMNCLEWLPIYFGILKSGAIAVPLNFRYTAEEIKYCLGLSEASVLIFGPEFIGRIETIYNQIPKVKTLLFAGENRPSFAENYDRLTANCSSEDPGIKIGDEDDAAIYFSSGTTGFPKAILHSHGSLMSACYTEQKHHGQTRDDNFLCIPPLYHTGAKMHWFGSLLSGSKAVLLRGAKPEWILKTVSEEKITIVWLLVPWAQDILDAIERGDLKLENYELSQWRLMHIGAQPVPPSVIHRWKKYFPEHQYDTNYGLSESIGPGCVHLGIENIHKVGAIGIPGYNWEVKITNELGSPAAQGEVGELAVKGPGVMKCYFNDPEATAAVLKDGWLFTGDMARMDEEGFIYLVDRKKDVIISGGENIYPVQIEDFLRTHEAVKDAAVIGLPDKRIGELAAAVIELKPGYSCTEEEIREFCISMPRYKRPRRIIFDKVPRNPTGKIEKPRLREKYGAIRLVEALTEK
- a CDS encoding TRAP transporter large permease, coding for MTSLSVGLIGIIVFFVLLILKMPIAFAMALVGFGGFSYLVSPNAAFSMVATEIYSVFSSHTLSVIAMFVWMGFLAFYSGIGARLYVFAYKLIGHYSGGLAIATQVACAIFGAICGSNTATAATMGAIALPEMNKYKYNQSLAAASVAAGGALGVLIPPSVILIVYGIATEQSVGMLFMAGIIPGILLMLLYIAAIAIIAYRNPSLGPAGPRASWQERIQSLRGGLGEVLAIFFISMGGLFAGIFTPTEAGAIGAGGVLVVALVGRRLTWNGFTKSLMDATRTTAMIMLLVAGATIFGRFIAISRIPFEVASWAGGLPLPPYIVMGIILLIYLILGCFIDALALILLTIPIFFPVVVTTLGYDPIWFGIIIVMVVAMGVITPPVGMNVYVIKGVAPDIPLEVIFRGIWPFLAAIIVCLIALIAFPQIATFLPELLFK